The Silene latifolia isolate original U9 population chromosome Y, ASM4854445v1, whole genome shotgun sequence sequence acatccaaacgggttgtagagataatattgaaccccgttaaagtgaacccggattaacatggtatttgcccatagtcacttgtatgaggtgacgtcttgacgtgactagagtgtgatgcgattgatggcaagttcaagtgccatagagtcatgtgagatgactagtcgatcatataggcagactgttaggaacactttgtcgggccttatgaccgcttatagagttctggcaaatttataaagcctggtcgtggcgagacctactatagtattctaatgagtcgattcttttgactaaagactgttcgcctaaggtggcacagtttcagattaactttgatttatgttactgtgaccttcgtaaatggggtcaaatgggcatattttgggttatgatggctttggctagtcgaagggaatagtgcgatatgaattgtccaccccttgtcagggttaaaacaatatctcagggccactcgaggagtaatgaactggaaatgcgtggccacgctcggaaggtatctatggtagataactccggtcaatcagttattctccagatcgaggaaaccactctcgatatgatacCTAGCAACTACGACCTGaatgacaccttgcattgagtgggagatagtaataggaaaagagaattggcgacgcacacttgtcgaggacaagtgggagattgttggaataagtgtcctccgacaataatgcgatcacaactgtcgatcataatgatcacatgtttaaatctcattttaagaatacatgtgggatgtaatattttacagtcaactggtccacacatatcggtaatgattgactgactagagtttgacattctttgtcgtgcggcggtggtgatcagttgatccccttaggtcatacctatagggaaatactcttaattgattatttaattaatcgtatgccgatacgagttaattaaattgcttaaaattgacggatgagtttgtgagtaaagttaacgtgtcttattgaaattcgattaaattagatacggtctaagtaatcgaattgttttattacttggataaaattattgtttacgaaacaattcaatttgaatgaataatttattataaatacaagacgttgtaatttataatttgataaaccgttttggtacaagtaattacgaattactagtcgattttgtatatgacatattttatgagtatgttgatttttaaaatattaaaaatacattacaatttcacatgtcaagtaacatgtcacatatgtcataattgacaaatgacaaaataaaatggaccttccattttatgttaaatgtgcgaaaaattggagggagtattagtggataaattgtgttgattattttaaatggaaaacacaatgattacccatactcctagccttgcatgcctagtttaccttgagaagaacaaaagctcatgcattggctcctactccccccctccaaccggttttgcgtGAGAAAAGCCAAGGGGTTTTTCCTCTATAATTATTCATTCTACTTTacctaatattttctagtgttagaaaatttaatctctctacaatttgtggaaaaacttagagaaataaaaacctcacaaatctttcctctcttggccgaaaaatacaagagaacaaaatttattttgtgttcaaattttaagtaagactaatattattactagttcataataatattagttattaagtgtattccttgggtatatgcttttgggagaggttttaatttgaaccttgttcatccattgttggaaagctcaagaactaataagaaggagatcttgttggtgcccaaaaatccgaaatcccaaagtaagattgacgatttcttctctattttgttttatgtttgcatgcataagatcgtgtatttattttatgactaaataaattaattcatatatgaatatgtaaactaataagattaatgaatcctaacataTACTGTATTATAGACGGTTTGTGAAGAATTTGACAAATGGTAGGGCTGTAATTGCTAAGGATGAGGATATGGTTGAGGTATTGAAGTCCAGGGATAAATTAAATATGGTGGATTTGTATCTCAACACATTTGTGGTCCCAAAGAATATTACTTTAAGGACAAAAGATGCCTCCACTTCACATACTCCCCCTTTACCCAAAAATCCATCCCCAGATTCAAAAGCTCCATCAAAAATAAAGCCCAGTCCATCCACACATGTAAGAAAAAGTCCTAGATTTCACGAGATTATTACAGGCAGCAATAGCATAACCATTGTCAACTGCTCTCCTGAATCTCCTATTTCCAATCTCAACTCTTGTACACCTACAAGGAAAAGTCCAAGAAATCACCCCATACCTGATGTATTCAATGATAACTTAGGAAAGGGTAAGGGAAAACTTATACCAAGAATAAGGGCACAGAGTAATGAGATGAGGCAGGAAGTGGTTAAAGAAACAGTTAAGAGGAAAGAAGTTTAGAAAGATAAGGGAAAGGAGAAGCAAGTGGATACTGGTAATGGAGAAGAACATGTAGCTGAGAAAAATAAAGGAAAGGAGAAACAGGTGGAGAAAGGTAAGGGAAAAGAACAGGTAGTTAAGAAAGATAAGGGAAAGGGGAAGCAAGTAGAGAAAGGTAAGGGAAAGAAGCAGGGATTGAAGAAAGGTAAAGCAAAGAAAGTAGATTAGGAATGGGAACATGAATTTGAAGTGAGTGATGTGGATTCTGTTGATGATGAATTTGATATAGATTTCAACTTGGGAGAAGATGATTTGAGCACAGAAGACATATTCCTGGCTATTGAAGAGGGGTCTCTAATTGATAAGGTTGACAAGTCTTTGTCAAATATTAGGGTGGTTAGAGGTTTTGAGGATGTGGATCCAATTATTGGAGAAGAAGACTTTCTTGACGATGATGATGAATTAAGGAGTTTAGATGGATCTGAGGATGAAGATAAGTAGAAGTGGCCAATGTTCAACCCTGAGGTTGATTTTAAAAAACAAGTGTCTTTGATGCAGGGTTTGAGGTTTCCTAACAAATATTCTTTGAAGAAGGCTCTTATTCATCATGCTATAGAGAATAGGTATGACTTTTATTATGAGCATAATGGTAAAAAAAGAATAACAACTTATTgcagacacaagtgtatgagtgaGTGGAACACAAAGAGGTCAAACTTTGGTAAGTGCACTTGTAATTCTACTAGAAAGTGTACATATACTATCTATGCAATTGCAATGGGCAGTACTGGTATATGGCAGATTAGGACAGTAGATTTAAAGCATAAGTGTGTGTTTAAGGGGGGTCAATAAGAAGGTGAGTGCAGAGTATTTGGCTGAGAGGTATCTAGAGGATTGGAGGTTAGATCCTAAGCTCAAGATTTGTCTGTGGAAAAAACAGATAAAGAGAGATTTAGGTGTTGATGTGAAATATGGATTGTGTTGGTTAGCAAGAGCTAGGGCAAAACTCATTATTTATGGGAATTGTTCAGATCAGTATGGGAGGGTTTGGGATTATGTTTCAGCAGTAGGGAAATTCATACCAGGTTCAACtgctattgttgttgttgacaacATTGAAAGACCACCTCTATTTTTCCAAAGGATGTACATTTGCTACAAACTAGTTAAAGAAGGATACTTAAATGGCTGTAGACCAATTATTGGTGTGGATGGCTCCTTTTGAAAGGGGCATATCCTGGTTTATGCTTAGTTGCTGTTGggatcactactacagatacatgctataacaacagttaaaaaccgttgttatattaaaAAGCGGACGTTGATAAAGCGTCCGctgttaaaggttttaacaacggttggtttttctaagaaacccgttgtgaaaactattaacaacggttaaaaactgttgtcgttacgagacattcgttgtggaaagtgtgactaatttttggtgggaaagttataacaacggttataataaaAAAACCGttattataactaaagacaacggttatAATAAAAAAACCGttattataactaaagacaacggtttttttttaaataaccgttgttgttgatTTAAACAAAAAagtatatattactagatgcatgcattattactgcccctAATTATATATgcttccgatgcatgcattattactgccaaatccctgcatatgaaaggacacaatatatggaatgagaaggtttataagatttgaagcaggatATGGCACATttcctaaacatattaattaaaaaacaactcaaacgacatattactaagtataaattcattccactatctcaataaccaatccattatatcactatctccacccttaactccaaaccctaaatctttaaaacctaataagctccaaacttccttcaacaatgaatgataccattagttgtacatgcattatgaccgagtacaacaaaagtTTCATACGCCGCTAGCTGTAAATCGAGAGGAAGTACAGGCTctaccttgaggacgctcggatcgcactcaaggacacaaaaaaaaaaggctttttagagccgcagataatgcagctatatgacgatattgcatctgcggaacgaaacctccaaatagcaaaggaggataggatgaatatcatagaagagaatgcattcctatatgaacatctaagaattGTACTTTTAGCAATGAAATAAGTTTATGTATATAtgtcaattaattaagtttatgcattcctctccatcatcttctttgttttattttatttaatttgttttactaataaacgcTGCAAAaataattaagcgaataataattagagaaagaacaatgatCGAGAAAAACAtatgcaaataaaataattagagaaagaacaataatgacggagatgacaaaacctaaaaccatagcgatagatatttacctgataattagagaaagaaagagacgatgacaacaacagtgacggagattataaagcgacgatgagaaagagacgatgagaaagagtgtggttgtgtgtttgtgtttatgtttgtgtttgctgtgtttgtgtttgtggccggtagttgatctgtgtttgtgttgtATATACTGTGGTATTTgcttgaaagtattgacaacggttattacacatataaccgttgtcattagataatatattaacaacagttccttagaaaaccgttgttaaaaagtattaacaacgggttttaatataaccgttgtaattacttttcactaattttgcgccaaattattaacaacggttataatgtattacagagtaaactgttgttattagtttttatactaacaacggttgtgcaagtttgacccgttgttaaaaccaataacaacggttaacaacacatgaccgttgtaattaagtttagtaaaatttgcgccatccattctacgtcttatggtgatttttgtGAATAAGcattgttaaagggccgttgtggttgtctggatttgtagtagtggatgGTAACAACAACATTTACCCAGTTGCATGGGCTGTTGTTGAAATTGAGAATAGGGAGACCTGGTGTTGGTTTTTGAGGTTGCTTATGGAAGATCTTGGCATGGAAGCAGGACTGGGCATCACAATAAAGTCAGTCAAACAAAAGGGAATAAGAGAAGCATTCAATGTTGTTACTCCTAAAGCTCACATCATATTTTATGTGAGACATATATGGGCCAACTTCAAAGTCCAATTCCCAGGCATACTTTTTAAAGAAGCCTTCTGGAAAGCAGCTAGGGCATCAACAAAGGTAACTATTTAACTCTCTGATGCTTTATAATCTATGAATGTCACATGTAAATTGCTAACAACCTACTATTATTGACTCCACAGGCAGAATTTAAGTTTGAAATGAATGGGATCAAATTTTTAAATGCAAGAGCATACACCTATTTGAATGAAATAGGAGCCTCTCACTGGAGTAGACGTGCATTCAACACAAGTTGCAAATCAAACATGTTAACAAATAACATGTGTGAGAGTTTCAACTCTGTCTTGAAGGAGGTTAGGGATAAACCAATATTAACAATGATGGAGTGGATGAGGAGATATGTCATGAAAAGACATTACGAGAAAAGACAAGGTGTAAATGGTTATACTTGTAAGCTGGTGTCCTATGTTGAGAAGTTTCTGAAGTGGGCTATGGATGAGGCTAACTGTTGTGATGTATATGCATCTTCTGATGATTCTTTCGAGGTTGAGTACATGAGCAAATAATATGTGGTGGATCTGCCATCACAAAATTGTAGTTATGGTCATTGGCAGTTATGTGGGCTTCCCTGCCAACATGCAATTGCTGCCATCCACCATCAAAGGGCCACCTATGAGGATTATGTTCATCAAGCATACACAAAAGACAAGTATTTAGCTGCATATGGAACTCCTATTACCTCCTCCATATAGGAAGTTTCCAGGTAGACCTAGCCTCAAAAAGAGAAGGAGAGAAGTTGGTGAGGGGACTAGTACAGAGCAAGCTAAAAGACCAAGAATGCAAAGAACTTGTGGAAAATGTAGAGAATTAGGCCATAATGTGAAGACCTGTATGAACACTCAAAAGGCTCCCCTACAACAGCCAAGACCCACCTTTGAGTGGACTAAAAAAGTAAGGGCCTTAGTTGACAAGAGGAAGGCAAAAAAGCAACATGATGTTGAGGTACTTCAGTTTATAGCATCTGGCAGCCAACATCAAGCAAGTCAACAATCAAGTCATGGAGGTAGCCAACCAAGTCAACAATCAACTCATGGAGGAAGCCAACCAATTCAACATCAGCCACAGATTAGAGGGGACAACAATGCTTTCAGTAGATTATGTGAGACTAAGAAGGGTAGGAGACAGTTAGGCTTTGATGGGAGTACAAATAGGCAGTGACTGTAATGTCTGATCTTAGTATCTTGTCTAATGTATGGACCTTTAATTTAGTATGTAGTATGATGTATGGAGCTTTAATGAATGATGGATTGCATCCATTTTGGGATTATTATGAATGATGCAACTTTGAAATGTTAATCATAGAAAAACATTGCTTTCCATTGCTTTAACAATATTTGAGTACAACACATAGGAAATGGCAGAATATGCCTACATTTGAAAATGGCAAATATGCCTACACTTGAGAATGGCAGAATATGACAGGACTTAGAAATGGCAGATTATGCCTATACTTGAAAATGGCATAATTTGCACTAACAACATACTACTAATAAACTAGAAATCAAATGACTTACACTAGCAACATACTAGGTACTAAACTTAatcaacaacaacacaacaatggCTAAAGAAAGAACATAAACTGTCTTTGCCTTCATGTCGTGGCCCCTTGCTTCATGAACTGGTAATACTATCTCTCTTTCAAGATCCATAATTTTCGTCTTAAGTAAAGCATTCTCAACCTTGAGTTTCTCATTGTTCTCCATTAAATGAGAATTTTCAGACTTCAACAATTTTTTCTCACTAATCAAAATCTGCTTGTCCAACATAACTTCGTTAATAATATTTCTTTGCCACTCGCTTTGATCACCATCTAACCATCTCCAGAAATCACAATGGCAAAATTTGCAGGTCATGAAATGTCTTTCTGGGTTATCCCTAGTCCATGACTTGGTAATAGCAGGTGGAACCCGGAAATGGCACTTGTAGTTAGGTCGCTTATTATCACCTTCCATCCTGTTTTTGCAACAAATAACAATGC is a genomic window containing:
- the LOC141630064 gene encoding uncharacterized protein LOC141630064, translating into MFNPEVDFKKQVSLMQGLRFPNKYSLKKALIHHAIENRGVNKKVSAEYLAERYLEDWRLDPKLKICLWKKQIKRDLGVDVKYGLCWLARARAKLIIYGNCSDQYGRVWDYVSAVGKFIPGSTAIVVVDNIERPPLFFQRMYICYKLVKEGYLNGCRPIIGPLWLSGFVVVDGNNNIYPVAWAVVEIENRETWCWFLRLLMEDLGMEAGLGITIKSVKQKGIREAFNVVTPKAHIIFYVRHIWANFKVQFPGILFKEAFWKAARASTKAEFKFEMNGIKFLNARAYTYLNEIGASHWSRRAFNTSCKSNMLTNNMCESFNSVLKEVRDKPILTMMEWMRRYVMKRHYEKRQGVNGYTCKLVSYVEKFLKWAMDEANCCDVYASSDDSFEVEYMSK